Proteins from a genomic interval of Psychrobacter fulvigenes:
- a CDS encoding alpha/beta hydrolase produces MPSLPVASFETLLDKAVKTFKFTSLGQVASDKQESSTDDNPLSVKQILLNHNPLTSYQQHTLHYVMKGFGYLPTPLLESLIRYLKGPISKQYLHVDAHLRLILAVNSKLKRPLQLTEMAELRKKFAADAVAMQAPKVWRENTTHILSKARCSTKKNSTAVSWQDKTIANADEDEMTVRCYQASASHTDARSINAQNQNPDEIVMLFFHGGGFCIGDIDTHHEFCHTVCAQTGWAVVSVDYRLAPEHPSPAALRDCISAYAWLAENCQALGASSSRIVLAGDSAGGGLSTLIAQQVITPTKSAWSDLGLDGQKTFNLLKDLPHPLAQMPLYPVTDVENDYPSWELYGEGLLLDHADVAVFDAACLENSPLPRQHILNSPMLGDNSQVCPTYVVAAELDVLRDEAFAYAKQLRSHDIEVKTHTVLGAPHGFVNLMSVHKRLGYETRYIIDGFNRFIKQLIQKEKSDLSSSATCVCME; encoded by the coding sequence ATGCCAAGCTTACCAGTAGCATCGTTTGAGACCTTGCTCGACAAAGCGGTAAAGACATTCAAATTTACCTCTTTGGGTCAAGTAGCAAGCGATAAGCAAGAAAGTAGCACTGATGACAACCCCTTATCAGTCAAACAAATACTGCTCAACCACAATCCATTAACAAGTTATCAGCAGCATACACTGCATTATGTGATGAAAGGTTTTGGCTACCTGCCAACACCCTTATTAGAAAGCTTAATTAGGTATTTGAAAGGTCCCATCTCAAAGCAGTATTTGCATGTTGATGCGCACCTACGCTTGATACTCGCGGTGAATAGCAAGCTAAAAAGACCTTTGCAACTGACAGAAATGGCTGAGCTGCGCAAAAAATTTGCGGCCGATGCGGTTGCAATGCAAGCGCCAAAAGTATGGCGAGAAAATACCACCCATATATTAAGCAAAGCGAGGTGTTCTACTAAAAAGAACAGCACTGCCGTAAGTTGGCAAGACAAAACCATCGCCAATGCTGACGAGGATGAAATGACTGTGCGTTGCTATCAAGCAAGCGCTAGCCATACAGACGCTCGCTCTATAAACGCACAAAATCAAAATCCTGACGAGATAGTAATGTTGTTCTTTCATGGTGGTGGGTTTTGTATCGGTGATATTGATACGCATCATGAGTTTTGTCATACCGTCTGTGCGCAAACTGGCTGGGCAGTCGTTAGTGTGGACTATCGCTTAGCACCAGAACACCCTTCTCCAGCAGCACTACGAGACTGCATCAGCGCTTACGCTTGGTTGGCTGAAAACTGCCAGGCTCTTGGCGCATCGTCATCTCGTATCGTCCTAGCTGGTGATAGCGCTGGCGGCGGTTTATCAACTTTGATTGCGCAGCAAGTGATCACACCAACGAAGAGCGCGTGGTCAGACTTGGGTTTGGATGGTCAAAAGACATTCAATCTATTAAAGGATTTGCCCCATCCACTTGCACAAATGCCTTTATACCCAGTGACCGATGTCGAAAATGACTATCCAAGTTGGGAGTTGTATGGTGAAGGCCTACTACTAGACCACGCAGACGTGGCAGTATTTGATGCTGCCTGTTTGGAGAATAGCCCATTACCTCGCCAGCATATTCTTAACTCGCCAATGCTTGGTGATAACAGCCAAGTATGTCCCACCTACGTGGTGGCTGCCGAGTTAGATGTCCTGCGTGACGAAGCGTTTGCCTATGCAAAACAGCTGCGCAGTCATGATATTGAAGTCAAAACCCATACTGTGCTTGGTGCACCGCATGGCTTTGTTAACTTAATGAGCGTGCATAAGAGACTAGGCTATGAAACCAGATACATTATTGATGGGTTTAACCGCTTTATAAAACAGTTAATTCAAAAAGAAAAAAGTGATTTATCGTCATCAGCAACGTGCGTATGTATGGAATAA
- a CDS encoding metallophosphoesterase, which produces MWFFIVFTQILVIMTSVIVWWFIQPSRTFSKVALILAIFVINNVALVYGLTEYWYERFHVYLVISILQGFMLYAVFIVAIGWLIYRKLFQRALPPKLVRSFAVVVYMGIVGLAVFNAYSPVVHNLTVTTDKPMPQPLKIALVSDTHLGRWFGNRQIQKMVTLIDAQHPDVVVIAGDIMNDTTIAYDNTNMHEQLSKLKAPLGVYATLGNHDYQGYDEQIARAIEKAGIKALDSESVLLDGSVWLVGRSDDVDLTRLTAEELLTQVDTDKPVIFLEHRPDNIKEISPLPIDLHLSGHTHGGQIFPLTTLMKWFKPLAHGTKNIEDTQFLVTSGYGFGPVPFRLGTRSEVWIITLQQAD; this is translated from the coding sequence ATGTGGTTTTTTATCGTTTTTACTCAAATACTAGTCATCATGACCAGTGTTATTGTTTGGTGGTTCATTCAACCAAGTCGTACTTTCAGTAAAGTTGCGCTCATCTTGGCTATTTTTGTTATTAATAATGTGGCATTGGTTTACGGACTGACTGAGTATTGGTATGAGCGTTTTCATGTTTATTTAGTGATTAGCATCTTGCAAGGGTTTATGCTTTATGCTGTTTTTATAGTCGCTATTGGGTGGCTGATTTATAGAAAGCTATTTCAGCGAGCCCTACCTCCCAAGCTTGTACGTTCGTTTGCTGTCGTTGTGTATATGGGGATTGTTGGCTTAGCTGTATTCAATGCCTACTCGCCAGTGGTACATAATCTGACGGTGACGACAGATAAGCCCATGCCACAACCCCTGAAAATAGCCTTAGTATCGGATACCCATTTGGGTCGGTGGTTTGGTAATCGGCAGATACAGAAGATGGTTACCTTAATCGATGCCCAACATCCTGATGTGGTGGTTATCGCTGGCGACATTATGAATGACACTACCATCGCCTATGACAATACCAACATGCATGAGCAACTATCGAAACTAAAAGCACCGCTTGGCGTCTATGCTACCTTGGGCAATCACGATTATCAGGGTTATGATGAGCAGATAGCGCGTGCTATCGAAAAGGCTGGTATCAAAGCGCTTGATAGCGAGAGTGTGCTGCTAGATGGTTCGGTATGGCTGGTTGGACGCTCGGACGATGTTGACCTTACACGCTTGACAGCGGAGGAACTATTAACTCAAGTAGACACAGACAAACCAGTTATATTTTTAGAGCATCGTCCTGACAATATAAAAGAGATAAGCCCTTTGCCAATCGATTTGCATCTATCTGGACATACGCATGGCGGACAGATATTCCCACTAACGACACTGATGAAATGGTTCAAACCATTAGCGCATGGTACCAAAAACATAGAAGACACACAGTTTTTGGTGACATCAGGATATGGGTTTGGCCCTGTGCCCTTTAGATTGGGCACGCGCTCTGAGGTATGGATAATTACTCTGCAGCAAGCCGACTAA
- a CDS encoding TIGR01777 family oxidoreductase: MNILISGGSGFLGSAFSRELMTRYRAQNRELHITWLTRDSSQAHPDGVSMMTYDELAKTDKSFDVVLNLAGAGIADKRWSDARKEQLLASRVKPTESLLEFIARSSTKPKLLVSGSAIGWYGAQGDKPLTESSGYETDFSHKLCDEWEQLALKATEYGVPVAIVRTGVVIHPDGGMIGKLLLPFKMGVGGQLGDGKQIMSWVSREDWVGAAIFIIEKHLAGKSHIQSTDTKQVTDSTSNSLTTNDNSLQTTNDTAALVYNLTAPNPVTNHTFTKELGSWLNRPTFFSLPSFFLKLIFGEMSTLLIDGQKVLPQALLDAGYEFKHLTLQQALEKQK, from the coding sequence ATGAATATTCTCATTAGCGGTGGTTCAGGATTTTTGGGTAGTGCGTTTAGTCGTGAGTTAATGACACGCTACCGTGCGCAGAATAGAGAGCTGCACATTACTTGGCTGACTCGCGATAGCAGCCAAGCGCATCCTGATGGTGTCAGTATGATGACCTATGATGAGCTTGCAAAGACTGATAAAAGCTTTGATGTGGTTTTAAATCTAGCAGGTGCTGGCATTGCTGATAAGCGTTGGAGCGATGCGCGTAAAGAGCAACTGCTCGCTAGTCGCGTGAAGCCAACAGAGTCGCTACTTGAGTTCATCGCGCGCAGCAGCACCAAGCCAAAACTTTTGGTCAGTGGTTCAGCGATTGGTTGGTATGGTGCCCAAGGTGATAAACCACTGACCGAAAGTAGTGGGTATGAGACGGACTTCTCTCACAAGCTTTGTGATGAGTGGGAGCAATTGGCCCTAAAAGCAACCGAATATGGCGTACCAGTGGCTATCGTGCGTACTGGCGTCGTTATCCATCCTGATGGCGGGATGATTGGTAAATTGCTACTGCCATTTAAGATGGGCGTTGGCGGACAGTTAGGCGATGGCAAACAAATCATGAGCTGGGTCAGCCGTGAGGACTGGGTAGGGGCGGCTATCTTTATCATTGAGAAGCATCTTGCTGGCAAGTCTCACATTCAGAGTACTGATACCAAACAAGTTACTGACTCAACTTCAAATAGCCTAACGACCAATGACAACAGCTTGCAGACAACAAATGATACAGCCGCGCTAGTATATAATCTCACTGCGCCCAATCCTGTGACCAATCATACTTTTACCAAGGAGCTTGGGTCATGGCTAAATCGTCCGACTTTTTTTAGCTTGCCAAGCTTTTTTCTTAAGCTAATATTTGGTGAGATGTCGACCTTATTAATTGATGGGCAAAAGGTATTACCGCAAGCCTTACTTGATGCGGGTTATGAGTTTAAGCATCTAACATTGCAGCAGGCGTTAGAAAAGCAAAAGTAG
- a CDS encoding fatty acid desaturase, whose amino-acid sequence MVYHILTMTLANVSVGIIAVWGVHHDCDETVARTERNKLVNILTFNLLYHVEHHLFPAVPSNHLPELAKRLDAAAPHLTNQQVLPRMSELISFIKNLWNKIKDRYHHSNDDGECPIRKRFA is encoded by the coding sequence TTGGTTTATCACATACTGACGATGACGCTTGCCAACGTGAGTGTCGGAATCATTGCGGTCTGGGGCGTGCACCATGATTGTGATGAGACCGTCGCCCGTACTGAGCGTAATAAATTGGTCAATATACTGACTTTTAACTTACTGTACCACGTAGAGCATCATCTTTTCCCCGCGGTACCATCCAACCATTTACCTGAGCTTGCCAAGCGATTAGATGCGGCAGCACCACACCTGACCAACCAACAAGTATTGCCACGTATGAGTGAGCTTATAAGCTTTATAAAGAACCTCTGGAATAAAATAAAAGACAGATATCATCATAGTAACGATGATGGTGAGTGCCCTATCCGTAAACGCTTTGCGTAG
- a CDS encoding GbsR/MarR family transcriptional regulator, producing the protein MKLNPVTEKFILHWGEMGSQWGVNRTMSQIHALLYIIGKPLNAEEITHTLGVARSNVSNSIKELQHWGLIQKVSILGDRRDHFTTNTDVWELARIIVVERQKRELAPTVQFLQELMESPEFEHENSEVKARIRETQEFVETVTTWSSEMLRLPTSALKKILKLGASIKKVLGQ; encoded by the coding sequence ATGAAACTAAATCCTGTGACCGAAAAATTTATCTTACATTGGGGCGAAATGGGCTCGCAGTGGGGTGTCAATCGCACCATGTCGCAGATTCATGCATTACTTTATATTATTGGTAAGCCTCTAAACGCCGAAGAAATTACCCATACCCTAGGGGTAGCACGCTCTAATGTCTCAAACAGCATTAAGGAATTGCAGCATTGGGGCTTGATACAAAAGGTTTCGATACTAGGCGATCGTCGTGATCACTTTACGACCAATACCGATGTTTGGGAGCTGGCACGTATTATCGTCGTCGAACGACAAAAGCGAGAGCTCGCGCCAACAGTACAGTTCTTACAGGAGCTGATGGAGAGTCCTGAGTTTGAACATGAAAATAGCGAAGTAAAGGCTCGTATCCGCGAGACTCAAGAATTCGTTGAGACAGTCACTACTTGGTCTTCTGAGATGCTTAGATTACCGACAAGCGCGCTTAAAAAGATACTCAAGCTTGGCGCTAGTATTAAAAAGGTATTAGGACAGTAG
- a CDS encoding L-threonylcarbamoyladenylate synthase produces the protein MNQSAPLITDSVIQAAKWLSKGELLAYPTESVWGIGCDAYDQAAVQRILDIKQRPQSKGMIVITDSAERLAPLLDALDDAQRQQVINSWQTDSHTDDLQYRQAHTWLLPIPSTLATTIPPWITGQYQTVAVRVIAHPIIRQLCQQMVSSHNPFGLLVSTSCNPSGHPPASTFDEAYAYFGEQIRYLQAETLGYTLPSQICDAMTGKVIR, from the coding sequence ATGAACCAATCTGCACCACTTATTACTGACTCTGTCATTCAAGCTGCTAAATGGCTCAGTAAAGGGGAGCTACTCGCTTATCCAACCGAAAGCGTCTGGGGTATTGGCTGTGATGCTTATGACCAAGCGGCCGTTCAGCGTATTTTGGATATCAAGCAGCGTCCGCAAAGCAAAGGCATGATTGTCATTACCGACAGTGCAGAGCGTTTAGCGCCTTTATTAGACGCTTTAGATGATGCTCAGCGTCAACAAGTCATTAACAGCTGGCAGACAGATAGTCATACTGATGATCTACAATATCGGCAAGCGCATACTTGGCTACTGCCCATTCCGAGCACACTTGCTACAACCATTCCTCCTTGGATAACTGGTCAGTATCAGACGGTCGCGGTTAGAGTCATTGCTCACCCAATCATCCGTCAGCTGTGTCAACAGATGGTCAGTAGCCACAATCCATTTGGACTATTGGTCTCTACCAGTTGTAACCCATCAGGTCATCCGCCTGCTAGTACGTTCGATGAAGCCTATGCCTATTTCGGCGAGCAAATCCGCTACTTACAAGCTGAAACCTTGGGTTATACCTTACCAAGCCAAATCTGTGACGCTATGACAGGCAAAGTCATCCGCTAA
- the dprA gene encoding DNA-processing protein DprA — protein sequence MSKSPPLSVEQRAILALWYEVNASLSAYHKLISTFGDAQLAWQAKLEAWRQLGIHATHLKRHEQPEQTQANIDKIQQALTEGRYSLLFADQADYPMQLLQIYDPPPLLFYRGNSARLHQAQIAIVGSRKPTAHAQKTTFDMAQYLAQAGYVITSGLAMGVDKRAHLGALAQADAEYQGRTIGVMGTGIDVYYPNHHDQLFAQIIDQGGCIISELLPHTQPHKHTFPRRNRLVAGLSLATIVTEATIKSGSLITARLTSEQGKQVFAIPSHIDNSNAEGCHHLIREGATLIYHPQQVLEDVNGQLGYERYAYKATDMSASNSDQIPSAIGADSGSITAAHQSTSPNVKPSPSTVVIPEHLAVVYEQLDWHGQDLDALLVATELAAPQLIGQLMELELLGIISVQGGRYLRV from the coding sequence ATGTCAAAATCACCTCCTCTATCCGTTGAACAGCGCGCCATACTGGCGCTATGGTATGAGGTGAATGCGTCACTGTCTGCTTATCATAAACTCATCAGTACTTTTGGCGATGCGCAGCTTGCTTGGCAAGCCAAATTGGAAGCATGGCGGCAGTTGGGTATTCATGCTACGCACCTAAAACGCCACGAGCAGCCAGAACAAACACAAGCCAACATTGACAAAATTCAACAGGCACTCACAGAGGGACGCTATAGTCTGCTGTTTGCCGATCAAGCTGATTATCCTATGCAGCTGCTACAGATTTATGATCCGCCGCCACTACTGTTTTATCGAGGTAATAGCGCCCGCTTGCATCAAGCGCAAATCGCTATTGTTGGTAGCCGCAAGCCCACAGCGCATGCGCAAAAGACGACTTTTGATATGGCGCAGTATTTAGCGCAAGCAGGTTATGTCATCACCAGTGGCCTTGCGATGGGTGTGGATAAGCGTGCACATCTAGGGGCATTGGCTCAGGCTGATGCTGAATATCAAGGACGTACTATCGGCGTCATGGGTACAGGTATTGATGTGTATTATCCCAATCATCATGACCAATTATTTGCGCAAATTATCGACCAAGGTGGCTGTATCATCAGCGAGCTATTGCCGCATACTCAGCCGCATAAGCATACCTTTCCGCGCCGCAATCGTTTAGTCGCAGGACTGAGCTTAGCGACGATTGTGACCGAAGCGACTATCAAAAGCGGTTCGCTGATCACCGCGCGCTTGACATCCGAGCAAGGTAAACAAGTCTTTGCGATTCCCAGTCACATTGACAATAGTAATGCTGAAGGTTGCCATCATTTAATACGTGAAGGCGCGACCTTGATTTACCATCCTCAGCAAGTACTAGAAGATGTTAATGGTCAGTTGGGTTATGAGCGTTATGCATACAAAGCAACAGATATGTCCGCCTCAAATAGCGATCAGATACCTAGTGCTATAGGGGCAGACAGTGGCTCTATCACAGCGGCTCATCAATCGACATCGCCTAATGTCAAGCCCTCTCCCAGTACTGTCGTCATACCTGAGCATTTAGCAGTTGTTTATGAGCAGCTGGATTGGCATGGACAGGATTTGGATGCGCTGTTGGTTGCTACTGAACTTGCAGCGCCGCAACTTATTGGACAGTTGATGGAGCTTGAGTTACTGGGCATTATCAGCGTGCAAGGCGGGCGTTATTTACGCGTCTAA
- a CDS encoding LysM peptidoglycan-binding domain-containing protein, with translation MKMSLNSIAKALLITALSSTMLLTTAYANNPAPTVKADAPNRYIVKKGDTLWDISGRYLESPWRWKEIWATNKQIKNPHLIYPNDILIMCIIQGKTLIGVDTGEGCAGVEKQLTGDVVASTVTITSTANSIPAIPRSAIQHWLDKTIIVNPEDFNTTPYVLASKKRNLITASGDKIYTKGVPLIVGQRYGVYREGERYVDPKTQDVIGLEVTQVATGMVTSVEENGVSSVQLTDSYGKEVREGDRVFVELDNAIPPVFYPEPATVNRGGLIVRVMDSISSAAKGSVVAINLGSAQGAKPGDVLTVYQKGPLVRDTKDNDTPVRLPSEESGMVMVFNTFDNISYAYVLSSELPLNVGDQLLPPPYL, from the coding sequence ATGAAAATGAGCCTTAACTCTATAGCAAAAGCGCTGCTCATCACTGCTTTAAGTAGCACAATGTTGCTGACGACTGCCTATGCCAATAACCCAGCACCCACTGTAAAAGCGGATGCACCCAATCGCTATATCGTCAAAAAAGGCGATACTTTATGGGATATATCTGGACGTTATCTAGAGAGTCCGTGGCGTTGGAAAGAGATATGGGCGACCAATAAGCAGATCAAAAACCCGCACCTTATTTATCCAAATGACATTCTCATCATGTGTATCATTCAAGGCAAGACCTTGATCGGTGTCGATACAGGAGAAGGATGTGCAGGTGTCGAAAAGCAGCTGACTGGTGACGTGGTTGCCAGCACGGTGACGATTACTTCGACAGCCAATAGTATTCCAGCCATTCCAAGATCGGCTATCCAGCATTGGTTAGATAAGACCATCATCGTTAATCCAGAAGACTTTAATACCACCCCTTATGTACTGGCATCCAAAAAACGCAACCTAATCACCGCCAGTGGCGACAAAATTTATACCAAAGGCGTGCCGCTTATCGTCGGTCAGCGTTATGGTGTATACCGTGAAGGTGAGAGATACGTTGACCCCAAGACGCAAGACGTAATTGGTTTAGAGGTCACGCAAGTGGCAACTGGAATGGTTACTAGCGTCGAAGAAAACGGTGTGAGCAGTGTGCAACTCACTGACTCATACGGCAAAGAAGTACGTGAAGGTGATCGTGTATTTGTAGAGCTAGACAATGCTATCCCACCAGTATTTTATCCTGAGCCTGCAACGGTCAATCGTGGCGGCCTCATCGTCCGTGTCATGGACTCCATCAGCTCAGCGGCGAAGGGCAGTGTGGTTGCTATCAACTTAGGTAGTGCACAAGGCGCTAAGCCTGGTGACGTGTTAACTGTTTATCAAAAAGGCCCTTTAGTACGCGATACTAAGGATAATGACACGCCGGTACGTTTGCCAAGTGAAGAGTCTGGCATGGTAATGGTATTTAATACTTTTGATAACATCAGTTACGCATATGTCTTAAGCTCAGAGCTACCGTTGAATGTCGGCGACCAGCTGTTGCCACCCCCATATTTATAA
- the thrC gene encoding threonine synthase: protein MKYISTRGQTAPMDFSDVLLMGLAPDGGLMLPEQYPHIDSATLDEWRTLSYPELALAIMQRFATDIPVADLQDIIERTYTAEVFGSAEIVPVRKLEDNLYILGLSNGPTLAFKDVAMQFLGNAFEYVLKKKDARITIIGATSGDTGSAAEYALRGKENIEVFMLSPHGKMSEFQRAQMYSLTDKNIHNIAIEGMFDDCQDIVKALQQDAEFKAAYNLGTVNSINWGRILAQIVYYFEAYFAVTSSNDEQVSFSVPSGNFGNICAGHIAREMGLPIGRLIVATNENDVLNDFFNTGTYQPRPTEKTYVTSSPSMDISKASNFERFVYLLLDKDSTRVHELFEGVKAGQGFDLSDSMETVNSRYGFAAGKSTHADRLQTIKALYEQHGELVDPHTADGIKVAKELQREGEVIICAETALPVKFAETIVEAIGQIDIARPAHTEGLEGLPQHVVVLDNQAALVAEQIRQHVTAN, encoded by the coding sequence ATGAAATATATCAGTACCCGTGGTCAGACAGCACCGATGGACTTTAGCGATGTACTCTTGATGGGACTAGCGCCAGATGGCGGTTTGATGCTGCCCGAGCAATACCCGCATATTGATAGTGCTACGCTTGATGAATGGCGTACGCTTAGCTATCCAGAGTTAGCATTAGCGATTATGCAGCGCTTTGCTACTGATATTCCAGTCGCTGATTTGCAAGATATCATTGAGCGCACTTATACCGCTGAGGTGTTTGGCAGCGCAGAGATTGTCCCTGTGCGTAAGCTTGAAGACAACCTCTATATTTTAGGATTATCAAATGGTCCGACGCTGGCATTTAAAGATGTGGCGATGCAGTTCTTGGGCAATGCCTTTGAGTATGTGTTAAAGAAAAAAGACGCTCGTATCACTATTATTGGTGCGACTAGTGGCGACACAGGTAGCGCCGCCGAATATGCCCTACGCGGTAAAGAAAACATCGAAGTCTTTATGCTATCACCGCATGGCAAGATGAGCGAGTTTCAACGTGCGCAGATGTATAGCTTGACGGATAAAAATATTCATAATATCGCCATCGAAGGTATGTTTGATGACTGTCAGGACATCGTTAAAGCGCTGCAACAAGATGCTGAGTTCAAAGCTGCTTATAATTTAGGTACAGTAAACTCCATTAACTGGGGTCGTATCCTCGCGCAGATTGTCTACTACTTCGAAGCCTACTTTGCGGTGACCAGCAGCAATGATGAGCAAGTTAGCTTCAGTGTACCGTCAGGGAACTTTGGTAATATTTGCGCCGGCCATATCGCCCGTGAGATGGGACTGCCGATAGGTCGACTCATCGTCGCCACCAATGAAAATGATGTGTTAAATGACTTTTTTAATACAGGCACTTATCAGCCACGCCCCACAGAAAAAACCTATGTGACGTCTAGCCCTTCAATGGACATCTCAAAGGCTTCGAACTTTGAGCGCTTTGTCTATCTCTTGTTGGATAAAGACAGTACGCGAGTCCATGAGTTATTTGAAGGGGTGAAGGCTGGTCAAGGCTTTGATTTGTCTGATTCGATGGAAACTGTTAATTCACGCTACGGTTTTGCAGCAGGTAAGTCTACTCATGCCGATCGCTTGCAGACCATCAAAGCACTCTATGAGCAGCATGGTGAGTTGGTTGATCCGCATACGGCTGACGGTATCAAAGTTGCCAAGGAGTTGCAGCGAGAGGGCGAGGTGATCATTTGTGCTGAGACTGCCTTGCCAGTCAAATTTGCAGAGACGATTGTTGAGGCGATTGGTCAAATAGATATTGCCCGTCCAGCACATACCGAAGGCTTAGAGGGTTTACCACAGCATGTTGTGGTTTTGGACAATCAGGCAGCATTGGTTGCTGAACAAATCCGTCAGCATGTCACTGCCAATTAG
- a CDS encoding transcription antitermination factor NusB, with translation MTGSMRARVIRTLLAIQQGKSLASVLDPLLNSLHEGDKGFAHALLLTTLRQWYALDRLLDSLADNPIDEIEVRTTIQVGLVQLLYLEVADHAAIHETVEAAKEIEFARASGLVNAILRKVVKNTNKFRKKCDKNHSLPNWLAHQLKQDWGAEYSALTQGLRQPAPMFLRVNTSVSAIDDYHQLLTEADISAELIELSSELQLPNQTEPTSAAITTQALRLQQSTAVSFLPEFATGVASVQDLHAQLAAPLIQMALSHKIKTDDIDNELHLLDACAAPGGKLAHWLELLTTDKSSLFHVKQSEAEQQAEVKAEDSIIKLTAIDNEAPRITRIHENLQRLNLQQSDLEQTENKNIELNVVCADATTWQASKQKSAPEQAVFDAILLDSPCTATGVIRRHPDISLLRNEEDVEQTALLQVQILDNLWPQLKVGGYLLYVTCSILKQENVFQMQDFITRHTDATAIEFTEACNWGMAQEIGRQCLPMDSDGGDGFYYALLQKTAN, from the coding sequence ATGACAGGCAGTATGCGTGCGCGTGTGATTCGCACCTTGCTTGCTATTCAGCAAGGTAAGTCACTGGCAAGCGTATTAGATCCACTGCTGAATAGCTTACATGAAGGTGATAAAGGCTTTGCGCACGCGCTGCTACTCACTACGTTGCGTCAATGGTATGCTTTGGATCGTCTGCTTGATAGCTTGGCTGACAATCCTATCGATGAGATAGAAGTCCGTACCACTATACAAGTGGGCTTGGTTCAGCTGCTCTATCTAGAGGTCGCAGATCATGCAGCGATTCATGAGACGGTAGAGGCGGCAAAAGAGATTGAGTTTGCAAGGGCCTCTGGTCTTGTCAACGCAATCCTGCGAAAGGTCGTAAAAAATACCAACAAGTTCCGTAAAAAATGTGACAAAAATCACAGCCTGCCCAACTGGCTCGCGCATCAGCTCAAGCAAGATTGGGGTGCGGAGTATTCAGCATTGACTCAAGGCTTACGTCAACCAGCACCGATGTTTTTGCGCGTAAATACCAGCGTGAGCGCTATTGATGATTATCATCAGCTATTAACAGAGGCAGATATCAGCGCTGAGCTGATTGAGTTATCGAGCGAATTGCAGTTACCCAATCAGACTGAGCCCACTAGTGCGGCAATAACCACTCAAGCATTAAGGCTGCAGCAGAGTACGGCGGTGAGCTTTTTACCAGAGTTTGCTACAGGGGTAGCAAGTGTGCAAGATCTGCACGCCCAACTTGCGGCACCACTGATTCAGATGGCACTCAGCCATAAAATAAAGACTGACGATATTGATAATGAATTACACTTATTAGATGCCTGCGCTGCCCCTGGTGGCAAGCTTGCGCACTGGTTAGAGCTATTAACGACAGATAAATCATCATTGTTTCATGTGAAACAATCAGAAGCTGAGCAACAGGCAGAAGTGAAAGCTGAAGATTCCATTATTAAGCTAACAGCCATCGATAATGAAGCGCCGCGTATCACTCGTATTCATGAAAACTTGCAGCGCCTGAATTTGCAGCAGTCAGATTTAGAGCAGACTGAGAATAAAAATATCGAGCTGAATGTTGTCTGCGCTGATGCCACGACATGGCAAGCATCGAAGCAAAAATCAGCTCCAGAGCAAGCAGTTTTTGACGCTATCCTTTTAGATTCACCCTGTACTGCCACTGGCGTGATTCGTCGTCATCCTGATATTAGCTTATTGCGTAACGAAGAAGACGTTGAACAAACAGCACTACTGCAAGTTCAAATTTTAGATAACTTATGGCCACAGCTAAAAGTCGGTGGCTATCTGCTGTATGTAACTTGCTCTATCTTAAAGCAAGAAAACGTCTTCCAAATGCAGGACTTTATCACGCGTCATACTGATGCTACTGCCATCGAATTTACCGAAGCCTGCAATTGGGGTATGGCGCAAGAGATTGGTCGTCAGTGTCTACCAATGGATAGCGATGGCGGTGATGGGTTTTATTATGCGTTGCTACAGAAAACGGCTAACTAG